The genomic region AAATGGTGGATCACTCACGTCTTCCATCGGTGCCAACAGCAACGGGAAGTCTCCTACATCTATATTTCCAATTTTAGCCAAAGCCTTTCAGTTTTATGCTGCAAAATTAAGAAATAAACCGGAAGTAAAAATTATGGTCTTAATCGTTCTCTTTCGGCTTCATCTATTGTACGCTGATTGTCACTCAGCCTGAAGTTTCCGAAGTTATATTTAAAACCTATCTGGACATTCCTGTTTTCAGCAAAAGAAAAGAAACTGTTACTCTGGTTTAAATATTCTGAAGTAAGGCGGGTGTTCGTAGAATTAAATATATCATTCACATTCAAACTTAGCTCTGCTCTATTATCCCATAAGGTCTTTCTTAAACCAATACTTACAGTGGTCATTGGCTCCAGATTGTAAGATCCGGATAAATAATCTGAAAGATATTGTGCAAACAAAGTTCCCTCAAAAGTACCATCCTGGGACAACGTAAAGATATTATAGACGTATGCCTGAACACCTTCAGCTTCTATCGTTACCTCAGCATTATTACTCTCCAGGGCAAGCAACGTATTTTCCATACGGAATAGCGATGTAAAAAATTGTGCATACCAGAAATCTGTGATAGAAGTTCCATGAAAAATATCAATTCCATAGGATTTAGAATCCAGCAGATTCTGATTCACATTACGAATGGTAAGGTTTTGATTATCCTGAAATACTAGGACTTCCGGAGCTTCCCCAAGATCCTTGTAATAGAAGTCAAAGAACCATGCATTATTTAAAGTATAGTTCAGATTCAAATTGTTACTAATGGACGCGATAAGATTTGGGTTTCCAGCGTTGAAATTCGTCTCATTCAGAAAGTATCTGAATGGATTCAGACTTTCATATCGTGGTCGTTGAATTCTACGGCTGTAATCCAGCGTAAAACTATGATTCTCTGAAGCTCGATATTGCAGGTATGCCGTTGGAAACAATTCAAAGTATTCACGATCATTGATAGTTTCAACACTCATGCTCTCCCCTGTTCTATCGGTATATTCCCCACGAAGTCCTAATTTACCACTCCATTTCGTCCAGTCGTGACTTATAGAAAGATATGCTGCGTAGATATTTTCATCATATAAAAATACATCTCCTAGTTCATCATACAGCGATTCCAAACGTCGCTCGTTCATGTACTCGATCCCACTTTCAGATTCTATGGACGAAAATTTAAGTCCGCTTTCAAAAGCAGATTCCCCGATCGTCCTGGAATAATCTGCCTGCGCTGTGTATATATCGATCTCCTGGCTGGCATCGGTTTCAAATTCAAGTGCATCCAGACGTTGACCCTGAGGATTAAAATATTGAGAAAAGACAGTTTGCTCACGATCCTGGTCAAACCTTGTATAATGTGCTTTTAAGGAAAGATCGCCACCATTTTCAAAAGATGTTGTGTAATCAAGGTTCAATGCAACGTTATTTTGATCTGTAAAAACCCCGGAATCTGTTACCAGTGTTGAATCAAGTCCTCCGGAAGCATTTCTCATCTCCGTCGTTACATCATTATCGAATTCACGGTTTGGTGAAAAGTTGGCATTTACAGAAAAGTTTAGATTGCTCTTTTCTGAAAGTTCAAAATCTATGATAGCGTTGGCGTTATGAGCCTGGCTTGTAGTTTCCCTTGTAAAATCTGTGTCCCACCTGGAAAATGGCTGCCCATCCTGAATGAAATTGATATAAGAATCGTCATTCTTATAATCCTTACGCGGACTAAAATTATAATTCGCAAACACGTTCACCTTATCACCCTGGAAATAATGACTGGTTCCAATCTTATATTTCGAATAGATCGCCTGGGTATAAGTTCCTTCTACGCTTCCCTTGTAACCCGGGGTAATGGATTTACTAGTGGTAATATTAAGGATCGCTCCGCCTTCAGCATCATATTTTGCTGGAGGATTCGTAATGATCTCAATAGATTTTATGTTTTCTGCGGAATAAGATTCCAGTAAGGTCTGCAATTCTGAAGCAGATAAATAGATCTTGCGATCATTTAAATAGACCTGCACTGCCGCATTTCGAACCATCAATTGTCCCTGGTTATCGATAACTCCAGGTGATTTCTTTAATATTTCCCAGGTATTTCCAGAGGATAAAGTAGAATTCTCCACATCAAATACGATACGATCCACTTCCCTGCTAATTCTTGGTTTCCTGGCTTGAATCGTTATCTCCTCCAGATCTCCTGAAGATGGTGCAACTTTCAAGGTTTTAAGGTTAGTGTCTCCTTTTACCCTGATCTTCTTCAGCAGGTCGTCATAACCTACATAAGTAATTTTTAGTACGTAATTATCATCTTTAATATCCTTCAGCAAGAAGCTCCCATCCTCTTCACTCACCGTTCCTTTGACGACAGATACTGAATCCTGGGCGCTCAAAAGAATGACATTCGCGTAAGCAAGTGGATCGTTATTAAGGTCGGTTAACTTTCCTGAAAGTTCATTTTGTGAAAATACCAGCGTACTTAAAAAGCAAAGAAAAATGCTTAGAGATGTTCTAATATTCATGTTTGGTTAGTTCGGTTTGTTTGGTAACAAGGGCAAATATAGCTTTTATGTGATTTTTAGCAAGAAAAAGCTTTTATATCGACCTGAAGCTAAATTAATTAGCAATTGATAAACAATCCCTGCAAAATCAACGCTTAAAGCACTGTTTCGCCTAAAATTAATGAGTATTACCGCTATAAAAATCCTGCTGTTGCAAGTATTTGAGTCCACTTGATTGTTGATCCAGATATCTTTTAGTTCTTAAATATCGGCTTTTGTTGAATTCATCAAAATTTTCAGCGTTATCATCTACACTACTAATATGAACATCTCCCGAAGAATGAATAAATTCATTATTACCAATCCACATTCCTACGTGTACAACTTTTTCCGAAGTAGAATCTGTTGCCGGTCTACCAAAGAACAGTAGATCCCCTACTTCCAGTTTGCTGAAATCTGATTCGTCGTCCACGAGCGTACCCTCTTTGATCTGTTGAGAAGCATCCCTGGGAATGACCACGCCATTCATGAAATAGATCGTTTTGGTGAATCCGCTACAATCTACTCCTTTCGCAGAAGTCCCTCCCCATAGATAAGGTAACCCCATCAACTTTTCAGAAACCCTCGTTAGACTTTCGCCATCAGGTTCCAAATTCTGTAACCATTCCCGGTAGTTCTTCGCATCGTCTTTAGAAACGTAGGCTTCACGAGCGTCAGGATATCTAACCTTATAAAAATCTCCTGAATCTTCCAGCAATTCCAGGACTGCCCCGGTTACCAGATCTGTAACTGGATTAGAATTTAAATCAGCCTTAGCATAGGAGTTCCCATAGGCTCTCGTGAAAATGATCTTTTCTGAAGTTTTCCAATTATTAAATTCACTTTCGTTCATGGTCGTAATTCCTCCGTGGTCCACCCACGAAAGATAATCGTCTGGAGTTTGAATATAATACCATTCTTCGGTTCGTTTCCAGATCTTTACAGGAGTTCCGAGTGTGGCCTGAGTGACAAGTTCAGATGAATGCATGCTATCTCCTCTTAGGTTAGCCACAGAAACATCAATGATCCCGTAAAGTTTTTCTCCCAATTCTTCGGAAGGCAAAACCTGAATACTGTCTTTATAATTAATCCCAGCCGAATCAAGATCTGATAAAAGTCTTTTTTTTGCTTCTTCTGAATTGGTTTCACCTTTAAGAATGATTCCGTTCTCATCTTCTTCCGCAGAAATATCAAAAAGCGCTACCCGTTTGTCTGGAGCAAATTCAGTTCTGGTTTGTTCTACAATTTCTTCGATCTGACCAGTTTTAGCCGATTCCTTTTTAGATTCTCCACAGGAAAGGAAGAAAATTGCTGCTACAAAATATATTATAGATCTGGTTTTCATAATTAAGATTTTATAAGGTCAAGGATTTGAAGATCATATTGCTGGAAACTACTCTGGGCTCCAGTACGATCTACCGCAGTAATCCCTATTTTGATCAATTTATTATTGTCTTTATTCTGAATTGGGAGTGAATGTGAATCCTGTTCCTGATTCAAAATTTTGTAGTTCCAGCCACTATTTTCATACTGATAATAAACCACCCACCTGAAGTGCTCATCTAAACTGGAATTCTTTATAGTATATTCTGAAGCTGTTTTAGCTAGTTCAATGCTGGGAATTTCAGGAACCTCAGTAGATAACCATGGACTTGCAGGCACCAAAGCATTATGTTGATAAGGTCCGTTTTTCAATGAATTTCTTAGTTTCTCACTTTTCATCAGCGGTCCAATATTCCAGTGAACCGCGCCAGGGCTATCTGGAAGAATTCCACGAGAGATCATGATCTGTGAGGCAATTTCACCTGGTGTTTCTTCGTCCAGAGCAAGATTAATTCCCGGCCATAAATGTCTTCCAACTACATTTTCAGATTCCCACCAACCCAATAAAACCGGAAAGCTTTGCCCTACTTTTGCCGTGGGCCAGTATAGTTGCGGTGTGAAATAATCGATCCAGCCTTTATTCAGCCATAATTTTGCATCAGCATATAATTCTTCATACTGGTCCATTCCTTTAATACTTGCAGGAAAACCAGGTCTCCAAATCCCAAACGGACTAATTCCGAATTTTACGAAAGACTTTTCAGCTTTGATTTCAGCAGCAATCCTTTCGATAAAATCATTAACATTCTTACGCCTCCAATCGGCTCTGGAAAGTTTACCTCCACTACTTTGGTATTTCTGGTAACTTATATCATCCGGGAATCCGCTTTTACCATTATAAGATGCATACGGATAGAAATAGTCATCAAAATGAACGCCATCTATATCGTAGCGTTCCACAATATCCATGACTACTGCAGCCGAATGTTCCTGCACCTTTTCACTTCCTGGATCCATCCACCACATCCCATTTTTCAGTTCCATTACGAGTTCAGGATTGGTCTTAACAATAGACTTTTCACCAATTTCTTTACCAGTGGTATGATGCGCCCGGTATGGATTGAGCCAGACATGGAGCTCCAGTCCTCTTATATGAGCCTGGTCTATCCAGAATTCCAGCGGATCGTAAAAAGGTTCTGGAGCCTTTCCACTTTTGCCGGTAAGAAAATAAGACCATGGTTCCAGTTCGCTTTGATATAATGCATCAGCCTGTGGCCGAACCTGTAAAATGACCGCGTTGAAATTATTATCTTCAAGAAAATCAAGCATTTCCAGGGCTTCCTTTTTCTGTACTTCAGTAGATAAACCTGCTTTACTAGGCCAGTTGATATTTGCAACCGTGGCGATCCAGGCTGCTCTAAATTCTGCTATTTCAAGCGGTGGTTGAATAAATGTATTTTCTGTAATTTCTTTTGAAACCTCAGGTTTATCAATCTCCTTCTGAACCAAAGTATCTATGGTATCAGGTTGTTTTTCAGCTACTGAAACATTTTTAGTGGATTTACAGGAATATGCGAAAAACACCAGAAGAACCAGCGATAATAATTTGTAGTATTTTAATGATTTAATCATTAACTATTCTGTTGAAAATTAGCGATTGCCAGTCTCACACTGCCATGCTCTAATAACAAAGCTTTAGCCTGCTGTTCCTCGATATGCAATTCATCCATGATCATCTGGGTTCCACGTCCCACCAGCTTTTTGTTGGATAACTGCATATCTACCATCTTATTTCCTTTGATTTTACCTAACCTGATCATGGTAGACGTTGTGATCATATTCAACACCATTTTCTGCGCTGTTCCTGCTTTCATACGTGTGCTACCCGTTACAAATTCTGGTCCGGTGATTACTTCCACCGGATATTCTGAAGCTTGGGCCAGTGGACTTCCGGAGCTACAGGTAACACATCCCGTGATTATATTATTCTCTCTGGCTTTTTCAATTCCTCCAATCACGTAAGGCGTGGTTCCAGATGCAGCGATGCCTACCAGGACATCTCTTGAAGAGATCTTATATTGTTGAAGATCTTTCCATGCCTGCTCCGTATCATCTTCTGCATTTTCAACAGCATTCCTCAAAGCAGTATCACCGCCGGCAATTAGACCAATTACGATTCCAGGCTCAACCCCAAATGTGGGCGGACATTCTGAAGCGTCCAGAACCCCAAGCCGGCCGCTTGTACCAGCTCCAATATAAAAAAGCCTTCCTCCTGTTCCTAATTTTTCCACGATGCTGTCCACCAGAACTTCAATTGCAGGAATTACTTTCTGCACACTTTCAGCCACCGTTTGATCTTCCTTGTTGATATTCTTCAGAAGTTCTGCAGTATTCATCTTTTCAAGATGATCATAATTTGATGCCTTTTCAGTATCAGGTTTCAGGAAATCCATAGTCAGTTTTTTGATGCAATGCCTTTGTAGTATAGACTTCAGCAAAGAAATTTACAAGCTCTAAAATAGCATTATCGAATGCTTTCACACAGCGAAACAAACATAAACTTGAAATTTTATATAAGACTATTAATTCAATTATATTTGTAGTCTTAAAATTACCTGAATTTTTAGGCCTAAGGATACAAATACTGGAGATGAAGAACATTCGAAATTTTTGCATAATCGCGCATATCGATCACGGGAAAAGTACACTGGCAGATCGCCTGCTGGATTTTACCGGGACCGTAACCGAGCGTGAAAAACAGGAACAACTGCTGGACAGTATGGACCTGGAACGGGAACGCGGGATTACTATTAAGTCTCATGCGATACAAATGGATTATGTTCATGAAGGTGAAGAATACACACTAAACCTTATCGACACTCCCGGCCACGTGGATTTTTCATATGAAGTATCCCGTTCTATTGCTGCTTGTGAAGGTGCTTTACTGGTAGTAGATGCAGCTCAAAGTATTCAGGCTCAAACTATTTCGAATCTTTATCTTGCTCTTGAAAACGATCTTGAGATCATTCCGGTACTGAATAAAGTGGATCTTCCCAGTGCAAATCCGGAAGTGGTAACAGATGACATTGTGGATCTTTTAGGTTGCGATGCATCAGATGTTATCCCGGCAAGTGCAAAAACTGGTATCGGGATCAAAGAGATTCTTGATGCTATTATTTCCAGAATTCCTGCTCCAACAGGAAAAGTTGATGCTCCACTTCGAGCATTGATCTTTGACTCTGTTTACAACCCATTTCGAGGTGTTGAAACTTATTTCAGAGTTATTAATGGATCTATTAAAAAAGGTGAAAAGATCAAGTTCGTTGCGACGAATAAAACATATGATGCCGATGAAGTGGGAACACTTCGTTTAAAACAATTTCCTCGAAAAGAGATCAAAACCGGTGATGTTGGTTACCTCATCACGGGTATTAAGGATGCTCGCGAGGTGAAAGTAGGTGATACTATTACCAGCGCCGTAAATCCAACTACGGAAGCTGTAGCAGGTTTTGAAGACGTAAAACCAATGGTTTTCGCCGGAATTTATCCTGTAGATACTGAAGATTACGAAGAATTGAGAGCTTCCATGGAGAAACTACAGCTAAACGATGCTTCGCTGGTTTTTACTCCTGAAAGTTCTGCAGCTTTAGGCTTTGGATTCCGTTGTGGATTCCTTGGAATGTTACACCTGGAAATTATTCAGGAAAGACTGGAACGTGAGTTCGATATGACCGTGATTACTACGGTTCCTAACGTTTCTTACCAGGCTTACACCAATAAGAATCCAGATGAAGCTTTACTGGTAAATAACCCGTCTGACCTTCCTGAACCATCTACATTAAACAGGGTTGAAGAGCCATTTATTAAGGCTACGATCATTACAAAATCAGATTATGTTGGGAATGTAATGTCTCTATGTATTGAAAAGCGTGGAGAAATTACTAATCAGACTTATCTTACTACAGAACGTGTTGAACTAACTTTTGACATGCCTTTAGCGGAGATTGTTTTCGACTTCTACGACAGGTTGAAAACCGTTTCCAGAGGTTATGCTTCTTTCGATTATTCTCCAATTGGAATGCGCCAGTCAAAACTTGTAAAAGTTGATGTACTTCTTAATGCGAATACGGTAGATGCACTTTCTGCACTATTGCACGTGGATAACGCGTATGATATTGGAAAGAAAATGTGCGAGAAACTGAAGGAATTGATCCCAAGACAACAATTTGATATTCCAATCCAAGCCGCAATTGGTGCGAAGATCATTGCCCGTGAAACTGTAAAAGCTTTACGTAAAGATGTTACCGCGAAATGTTATGGTGGTGATATTTCCCGTAAACGTAAACTTCTTGAAAAGCAGAAAAAAGGTAAAAAGAGAATGAGACAGGTTGGAAATGTTGAAATTCCGCAGGAAGCATTTATGGCGGTTCTTAAACTGAACGATTAGTCATAGCTTTCTTATAGTTTTATTAGGGCGTTTCGCCTCCCAGGGTCGGCGGCGGGCTATCCGTTCTAGTTTTTGGTAGCTAAGGCTTCCAAAAAGCTGCCACTACTATCCCTAACGCAAAAATTAAATAGACCTCACAGGTTTCAAAAACTTGTGAGGTCTTCTTATTCAGCTTAATTCCACGACATTTTTTTACTTTTGTGATAATGAGTTACTCGGTAGAAAATCTATCGACTACAAACCAAAATCTACAGACTAGAAATGGCTGGACATAGTAAATGGGCGAATATCAAGCATCGTAAAGGAGCTCAGGACAAGAAAAGAGCGAAGCAGTTCACCAGGGCGATCAAAGAGATTACAGTTGCCGTAAAAGAAGGCGGTGGACCAGATCCTGAAGCTAATCCCGCCTTGCGTAATGCCATCCAGAATGCCAAAGGGGTAAATATGCCCAAGGATACCATTGAACGCGCGATCAAGAAGGCTAGTGGTGCAGATGCCGATAATTATGAAATGGTCACTTTTGAAGGTTATGGTCCAAATGGGATAGCCATTTTCGTAGAAGCTACTACAGATAATACTAATAGAACTGTGGCTTCAGTTCGTTCCATTTTCAGCAAAAATGGTGGAAGTCTTGGGACCAATGGTTCTCTGGAATTCCTTTTCGATAAAAAAGGGGTTTTTGTACTAGAAAAGGAAAATATCGAAATAGAACTTGAAGAACTGGAATTAGAGCTTATTGAAGGTGGTGCATCAAGTTTTGATAAGGAAGACGATTATTTGACAGTTTATACAGATTTCAATGATTTTGGAATGATGTCATCGAAACTTGAAGAACTAAAAATAGAGCCAAAAAATTCTGAAGTACAGCGTATACCCTTAAATACAACTGAATTGCCTTTGGAAGACGCTATAAAGATCCTGAACCTCATCGAAAAATTTGAAGATGACGATGATGTTCAGAACGTATATCATACACTGGAGGTGACCGATGAACTAATTGAGAAAATGGAGGAGGAGTGATTAATCTTCCTCCTGAATATTCTTTTCAATGTTCTCTTTTTCTTCGCTGTCTCCGGTTTCCAGTTCTTTTCCAAGATAAACCATCATAAAACCTTCTTCAATTTCTACTTCAAGACTGTTTGAAGGAATAATACTAAGCTCCCCTTCCTCATCTTTTACAAAAAGTGGAATGATATCAGAATCGGTTTTACTAATTTCTATGAGACCTTCGTAGTGCTCCTTGGAATTCAGTTCAATTTCATGAATAGAAGGATACTTTCTGGCAAGGTTCGTTAACTTGATATAATCGTCGGTTTGCGAGAACAGTCCCTCTTTAGGATTGTTTTCAGGATCATACATTTCATCTGAAGAAACTACTCTAAAAGATCCATTTTCTCCAAAATGTTTTCTGAACTTTTCGATGGCATTCAGGTTTACTTCCGTATTTCCAGTCATTGCCATTAAATAACCGATATCACTTAATTCAATATTATTGATAAGATCATCTGAATAAACATTTTCCTGGATCGCATCCAATCCAAGTTCCTGTGCTTTTTTAATATTTGTTCCATTACTATCAACCAAGACCACATGTCGATTGTTCTTCTTCAGATAACTACCAATCAATCTTGAGATTGTAGATGCTCCAATGATTAAGATTCCCTGAGAATTCTTCAGAAATACTCCTACCAATTGAGCGAATAACCTTGCTGTGGTGGCATTGAGAAGAACAGTTCCCAGTACGATCATGAATACAAGCGGAGTGATATATTCTGCTCCGGGAACGCCTTGATTAGAAAGTTCAATTCCGAATAGAGAAGCGATACCTGCGGCTACGATACCACGAGGTCCAACCCAGCTTATAAATAGTTTTTCGTTGAATTTTAGTGATGAGCCTATACTACTCACAAATACACCCAGTGGTCTAACGATGAGTACCACGGTAGCAAACAGGATCAAAGCTTTGACGTCATACACCAGCATCAGGTCTTCTACATTGATATTCGCAGCGAGAAGTATGAACAGGATCGAAATAAGCAGTACGCTTAGAGATTCTTTAAAATAAAGTAATTCTTTCAGGTTTGGAAGGTTGATGTTTCCCATCACCATTCCCATCACTACCACGGCTAAAAGTCCGCTTTCATGAGCGAAAAGATCTGCCAGTACAAAAACTCCCAGCACGGTTGCCAGCGTTAGTACATTCAGTAAATAATGAGGGATCACGTTCTTTTTGATGGCAAAGGCCAGAGCATGAGCAAAGGTGAATCCAAAGGTAAATCCAAAAAGAACGATCTTTCCAAATTCTATCAATGCTGTTTCTGTAAATTCGGTTCCAGTACCAGCGCTTATAAATTCAAACATCAATACCGCTACCAGGGCACCAATAGGATCGATAAGGATCCCTTCCCATTTCAGAATAGTTGAGATATCAGATTTTAAAGGAATATTCCGAAGAATAGGGGTAATTACGGTAGGACCGGTTACAATAATAAGTGCCGCGAATAAGAACGATATCTGCCAGCTAAGGTCAAATATCAGGTATGCTGCTACACCGGCTCCAAAGAAAGTAACGATCACGGCTATGGTTATCAACTTGATGATCACCGGGCCAACATTAAGAATTTCACCCTTCCGCAGCGTTAAACCACCTTCGAAAAGTATGATCCCGATCGCCAGCGAAACAAAGTAGAAAAGGCTTTCCCCCGGAAATAA from Christiangramia sp. OXR-203 harbors:
- a CDS encoding outer membrane beta-barrel family protein; its protein translation is MNIRTSLSIFLCFLSTLVFSQNELSGKLTDLNNDPLAYANVILLSAQDSVSVVKGTVSEEDGSFLLKDIKDDNYVLKITYVGYDDLLKKIRVKGDTNLKTLKVAPSSGDLEEITIQARKPRISREVDRIVFDVENSTLSSGNTWEILKKSPGVIDNQGQLMVRNAAVQVYLNDRKIYLSASELQTLLESYSAENIKSIEIITNPPAKYDAEGGAILNITTSKSITPGYKGSVEGTYTQAIYSKYKIGTSHYFQGDKVNVFANYNFSPRKDYKNDDSYINFIQDGQPFSRWDTDFTRETTSQAHNANAIIDFELSEKSNLNFSVNANFSPNREFDNDVTTEMRNASGGLDSTLVTDSGVFTDQNNVALNLDYTTSFENGGDLSLKAHYTRFDQDREQTVFSQYFNPQGQRLDALEFETDASQEIDIYTAQADYSRTIGESAFESGLKFSSIESESGIEYMNERRLESLYDELGDVFLYDENIYAAYLSISHDWTKWSGKLGLRGEYTDRTGESMSVETINDREYFELFPTAYLQYRASENHSFTLDYSRRIQRPRYESLNPFRYFLNETNFNAGNPNLIASISNNLNLNYTLNNAWFFDFYYKDLGEAPEVLVFQDNQNLTIRNVNQNLLDSKSYGIDIFHGTSITDFWYAQFFTSLFRMENTLLALESNNAEVTIEAEGVQAYVYNIFTLSQDGTFEGTLFAQYLSDYLSGSYNLEPMTTVSIGLRKTLWDNRAELSLNVNDIFNSTNTRLTSEYLNQSNSFFSFAENRNVQIGFKYNFGNFRLSDNQRTIDEAERERLRP
- a CDS encoding NlpC/P60 family protein gives rise to the protein MKTRSIIYFVAAIFFLSCGESKKESAKTGQIEEIVEQTRTEFAPDKRVALFDISAEEDENGIILKGETNSEEAKKRLLSDLDSAGINYKDSIQVLPSEELGEKLYGIIDVSVANLRGDSMHSSELVTQATLGTPVKIWKRTEEWYYIQTPDDYLSWVDHGGITTMNESEFNNWKTSEKIIFTRAYGNSYAKADLNSNPVTDLVTGAVLELLEDSGDFYKVRYPDAREAYVSKDDAKNYREWLQNLEPDGESLTRVSEKLMGLPYLWGGTSAKGVDCSGFTKTIYFMNGVVIPRDASQQIKEGTLVDDESDFSKLEVGDLLFFGRPATDSTSEKVVHVGMWIGNNEFIHSSGDVHISSVDDNAENFDEFNKSRYLRTKRYLDQQSSGLKYLQQQDFYSGNTH
- a CDS encoding glycoside hydrolase family 10 protein; protein product: MIKSLKYYKLLSLVLLVFFAYSCKSTKNVSVAEKQPDTIDTLVQKEIDKPEVSKEITENTFIQPPLEIAEFRAAWIATVANINWPSKAGLSTEVQKKEALEMLDFLEDNNFNAVILQVRPQADALYQSELEPWSYFLTGKSGKAPEPFYDPLEFWIDQAHIRGLELHVWLNPYRAHHTTGKEIGEKSIVKTNPELVMELKNGMWWMDPGSEKVQEHSAAVVMDIVERYDIDGVHFDDYFYPYASYNGKSGFPDDISYQKYQSSGGKLSRADWRRKNVNDFIERIAAEIKAEKSFVKFGISPFGIWRPGFPASIKGMDQYEELYADAKLWLNKGWIDYFTPQLYWPTAKVGQSFPVLLGWWESENVVGRHLWPGINLALDEETPGEIASQIMISRGILPDSPGAVHWNIGPLMKSEKLRNSLKNGPYQHNALVPASPWLSTEVPEIPSIELAKTASEYTIKNSSLDEHFRWVVYYQYENSGWNYKILNQEQDSHSLPIQNKDNNKLIKIGITAVDRTGAQSSFQQYDLQILDLIKS
- the murQ gene encoding N-acetylmuramic acid 6-phosphate etherase, whose translation is MDFLKPDTEKASNYDHLEKMNTAELLKNINKEDQTVAESVQKVIPAIEVLVDSIVEKLGTGGRLFYIGAGTSGRLGVLDASECPPTFGVEPGIVIGLIAGGDTALRNAVENAEDDTEQAWKDLQQYKISSRDVLVGIAASGTTPYVIGGIEKARENNIITGCVTCSSGSPLAQASEYPVEVITGPEFVTGSTRMKAGTAQKMVLNMITTSTMIRLGKIKGNKMVDMQLSNKKLVGRGTQMIMDELHIEEQQAKALLLEHGSVRLAIANFQQNS
- the lepA gene encoding translation elongation factor 4 — encoded protein: MKNIRNFCIIAHIDHGKSTLADRLLDFTGTVTEREKQEQLLDSMDLERERGITIKSHAIQMDYVHEGEEYTLNLIDTPGHVDFSYEVSRSIAACEGALLVVDAAQSIQAQTISNLYLALENDLEIIPVLNKVDLPSANPEVVTDDIVDLLGCDASDVIPASAKTGIGIKEILDAIISRIPAPTGKVDAPLRALIFDSVYNPFRGVETYFRVINGSIKKGEKIKFVATNKTYDADEVGTLRLKQFPRKEIKTGDVGYLITGIKDAREVKVGDTITSAVNPTTEAVAGFEDVKPMVFAGIYPVDTEDYEELRASMEKLQLNDASLVFTPESSAALGFGFRCGFLGMLHLEIIQERLEREFDMTVITTVPNVSYQAYTNKNPDEALLVNNPSDLPEPSTLNRVEEPFIKATIITKSDYVGNVMSLCIEKRGEITNQTYLTTERVELTFDMPLAEIVFDFYDRLKTVSRGYASFDYSPIGMRQSKLVKVDVLLNANTVDALSALLHVDNAYDIGKKMCEKLKELIPRQQFDIPIQAAIGAKIIARETVKALRKDVTAKCYGGDISRKRKLLEKQKKGKKRMRQVGNVEIPQEAFMAVLKLND
- a CDS encoding YebC/PmpR family DNA-binding transcriptional regulator, producing the protein MAGHSKWANIKHRKGAQDKKRAKQFTRAIKEITVAVKEGGGPDPEANPALRNAIQNAKGVNMPKDTIERAIKKASGADADNYEMVTFEGYGPNGIAIFVEATTDNTNRTVASVRSIFSKNGGSLGTNGSLEFLFDKKGVFVLEKENIEIELEELELELIEGGASSFDKEDDYLTVYTDFNDFGMMSSKLEELKIEPKNSEVQRIPLNTTELPLEDAIKILNLIEKFEDDDDVQNVYHTLEVTDELIEKMEEE
- a CDS encoding sodium:proton antiporter, with translation MVELAGIVILGILAQWAAWRFKIPAILPLILVGLAVGPISTFFTEDGSKIIEPIWNGESGLFPGESLFYFVSLAIGIILFEGGLTLRKGEILNVGPVIIKLITIAVIVTFFGAGVAAYLIFDLSWQISFLFAALIIVTGPTVITPILRNIPLKSDISTILKWEGILIDPIGALVAVLMFEFISAGTGTEFTETALIEFGKIVLFGFTFGFTFAHALAFAIKKNVIPHYLLNVLTLATVLGVFVLADLFAHESGLLAVVVMGMVMGNINLPNLKELLYFKESLSVLLISILFILLAANINVEDLMLVYDVKALILFATVVLIVRPLGVFVSSIGSSLKFNEKLFISWVGPRGIVAAGIASLFGIELSNQGVPGAEYITPLVFMIVLGTVLLNATTARLFAQLVGVFLKNSQGILIIGASTISRLIGSYLKKNNRHVVLVDSNGTNIKKAQELGLDAIQENVYSDDLINNIELSDIGYLMAMTGNTEVNLNAIEKFRKHFGENGSFRVVSSDEMYDPENNPKEGLFSQTDDYIKLTNLARKYPSIHEIELNSKEHYEGLIEISKTDSDIIPLFVKDEEGELSIIPSNSLEVEIEEGFMMVYLGKELETGDSEEKENIEKNIQEED